One Trichoplusia ni isolate ovarian cell line Hi5 chromosome 6, tn1, whole genome shotgun sequence DNA segment encodes these proteins:
- the LOC113494771 gene encoding protein Star-like, which translates to MAEKKIQENPLPEEQPAENADKPKDTAPIPVVDKTSTAVPLPAVPPSGVAPRLSIPMFTKTSPNDLYRRLLPAMLFVLTFVTVMTMLLIYMDTVALGAQKFRANMSRDYELASIAQGSAALVAFVQQLHLAPPHAALAPAPPPAASPQVLLMDSLYGEIYNGTFVEFVPCGGRSATSSYLEAARQWRGVLVRAAARDFLALRGRARALHACLSPAPHPREVAWPGAAAFRARVLCLPLLTVLLAADAPAAQYVLLGGRNALPALTHLPYDDPRVHLQVIEVQFNNDTIRNETTNFLMSKNYTVAGTFESSVMYALKDDL; encoded by the exons ATGGCCGAAAAG AAAATTCAAGAAAACCCACTACCGGAAGAGCAACCTGCAGAAAATGCAGACAAGCCAAAAGACACAGCACCAATACCAGTGGTGGACAAAACAAGCACAGCGGTCCCATTGCCAGCAGTACCACCCTCCGGAGTGGCGCCGAGGCTGTCAATACCAATGTTTACAAAGACTTCTCCTAATGATCTGTACCGCAGACTGCTGCCGGCGATGCTGTTTGTCTTGACTTTCGTGACTGTTATGACTATGCTGCTTATTTACATGGATACTGTTG CACTGGGCGCCCAGAAGTTCCGCGCGAACATGTCCCGCGACTACGAGCTGGCCAGCATCGCGCAGGGCTCGGCGGCGCTGGTGGCCTTCGTGCAGCAGCTGCACCTGGcgccgccgcacgccgcgctcgcgcccgcgccgccgcccgccgcctcGCCGCAAGTGCTGCTCATGGACAGCCTCTATGGCGAGATT TACAACGGCACGTTCGTGGAGTTCGTCCCGTGCGGCGGGCGCTCGGCCACGTCGTCGTACCTGGAGGCGGCGCGGCAGTGGCGCGGCGTGCTGgtgcgcgcggcggcgcgcgacTTCCTGGCGCTGCGGGGGCGCGCGCGCGCGCTGCACGCCTGCCTCAGCCCCGCGCCGCACCCGCGCGAGGTGGCGTGGCCCGGCGCCGCCGCCTTCCGCGCGCGCGTGCTGTGCCTGCCGCTGCTCACCGTGCTGCTGGCGGCCGACGCGCCCGCCGCGCAGTACGTGCTGCTGGGCGGCCGCAACGCGCTGCCCGCGCTCACGCACCTGCCCTACGACGACCCGCGCGTGCATCTGCAG GTGATCGAAGTCCAATTCAACAACGATACGATCCGCAACGAGACAACCAACTTCCTCATGTCTAAGAACTATACAGTGGCCGGCACGTTCGAGAGCAGCGTCATGTACGCGCTCAAGGACGACCTGTGA